Proteins encoded within one genomic window of Setaria italica strain Yugu1 chromosome IV, Setaria_italica_v2.0, whole genome shotgun sequence:
- the LOC101780679 gene encoding uncharacterized protein LOC101780679, whose product MGSGNLLMKKVVRHSSFDLDIQLDKSWMEDVTCPICLDYPHNAVLLRCTSYEKGCRPFVCDTDQTRSNCLERFKGAYELPANVKVSSLAVPPLDSIIHIVPSNANNRPSCPLCRGDVIGWIVIGEARMHLNQKKRCCEEDCCSFVGNFNELQKHTQQKHPDSRPSEIDPARQVDWDNFQQSSDIVDVLSTIHAQVPNGIVLGDYVIEYGDDDTGEDYEVFRRVRTNWWSCIFCKAFSRSSRSRRRARARERRGNGRRNGNQANLENFNLEVPTQSVELREIRFDEIDDEYIVTGAIPSIAAPGRMASFHYRDTRYGR is encoded by the exons ATGGGTTCAGGAAACCTGCTCATGAAGAAGGTGGTAAGGCACAGCTCTTTTGACCTGGACATACAGCTTGATAAGAGTTGGATGGAGGATGTTACCTGCCCGATCTGCCTTGATTACCCTCACAATGCAGTCCTACTGAGGTGCACATCTTATGAGAAAGGCTGCAGGCCGTTTGTCTGTGACACAGACCAGACCCGCTCAAACTGTCTCGAGAGATTTAAGGGTGCATATGAGTTGCCTGCCAACGTGAAAGTTTCTTCGTTAGCCGTGCCTCCTCTTGATAGCATTATTCATATTGTGCCATCTAATGCAAACAACCGCCCAAGCTGCCCTTTGTGTAGAGGTGATGTTATCGGATGGATTGTTATCGGTGAGGCTCGGATGCATCTTAACCAGAAGAAAAGGTGCTGCGAAGAGGATTGCTGTTCCTTTGTTGGTAACTTCAATGAGCTTCAGAAGCACACACAACAAAAGCATCCAGATTCACGCCCTTCAGAGATTGATCCTGCTAGGCAAGTTGATTGGGACAACTTCCAGCAATCTTCTGATATCGTAGATGTGTTGAGCACAATACACGCACAAGTTCCCAATGGAATTGTTCTGGGAGATTATGTAATTGAGTATGGGGATGATGACACTGGAGAGGACTATGAAGTTTTCCGCAGGGTCAGGACGAACTGGTGGTCATGTATATTTTGCAAGGCATTTTCGAGATCTTCAAGAAGCCGTAGAAGAGCAAGAGCAAGGGAAAGAAGAGGCAATGGAAGAAGGAATGGCAATCAGGCAAATCTGGAAAATTTCAATCTGGAGGTTCCAACACAATCTGTTGAATTAAGGGAAATCAGATTTGATGAAATTGATGATGAATACATAGTAACAGGGGCTATTCCTAGTATTGCAGCACCTGGAAGAATGGCTAGTTTCCATTACAG AGATACAAGATATGGACGCTGA
- the LOC101781082 gene encoding cytoplasmic 60S subunit biogenesis factor REI1 homolog 1 has product MATATCNACNVRFVDDEQKRLHYRSDWHCFNLKRKVAGVPGVTEALFLAWQAALGEGSTLTGTPIQYGCALCGKEYRSSRAHAQHLSSRSHLMRASDEGPDSSIAAGIAVVKLKPPAERRGGPAAVEEEEEWVEELDDESTSDMQVDEDSFGCDGEAEEFDTLLCFMCDLKHETAEDCMVHMHKKHGFFIPDSEYLKDPNGLLTHVGLKVKRDFICLYCNDRRQPFQSLEAVRKHMNAKGHCKLRYGDGGDDEDADLQDFYDYSSSYVDVEGKQLIAADGVNNNIELGIGGSELVITTKSGKGTRVRTLGSREFTRYYRQKPRPSAVTNCALALSLPSSYKSMDLVAVQSKEQSLRMKVA; this is encoded by the exons ATGGCGACGGCGACCTGCAACGCGTGCAACGTGAGGTTCGTCGACGACGAGCAGAAGCGGCTCCACTACCGCTCCGACTGGCACTGCTTCAACCTCAAGCGCAAG GTTGCCGGAGTTCCTGGCGTGACCGAGGCTCTGTTCTTGGCCTGGCAAGCCGCATTAGGGGAGGGGAGCACCCTCACGGGCACTCCGATCCAATACGGCTGCGCTCTGTGCGGGAAGGAGTACAGGAGCTCGAGAGCTCACGCGCAGCATCTCAGCTCGCGATCGCATCTTATGAGAGCCTCTGATGAGGGGCCCGATTCCTCCATTGCTGCTGGAATCGCAGTCGTCAAGCTCAAGCCACCTGCTGAGCGCAGAGGCGGCCCGGCTGcggtggaagaggaggaagagtggGTTGAAGagttggatgatgaatctactTCAGACATGCAAGTGGATGAGGATTCCTTCGGATGTGATGGAGAAGCTGAAGAGTTTGACACCTTGCTCTGTTTCATGTGTGACCTCAAGCATGAGACAGCAGAAGACTGCATGGTTCATATGCACAAGAAGCATGGGTTCTTCATACCTGACAGTGAATACTTGAAGGATCCCAATGGCCTTCTTACCCATGTTGGGCTGAAG GTGAAGCGGGATTTCATCTGCCTCTACTGCAATGACAGGCGCCAGCCCTTTCAGAGCCTAGAGGCTGTCAGGAAACACATGAACGCAAAGGGCCATTGCAAATTGCGGTATGGAGATGGTGgtgatgatgaagatgctgACCTGCAGGATTTCTACGATTACAGCAGCAG TTATGTTGATGTCGAAGGTAAGCAGTTGATTGCCGCTGATGGTGTTAACAACAACATCGAGCTTGGAATTGGCGGGTCAGAGCTGGTAATCACAACCAAGAGTGGTAAAGGAACTCGTGTCAGAACTCTTGGTTCTCGGGAATTTACCCGCTATTACCGCCAGAAGCCACGGCCATCGGCTGTGACAAACTGTGCTCTTGCACTCTCCCTGCCATCCAG CTACAAGAGCATGGATTTGGTGGCAGTTCAGTCTAAAGAGCAAAGTCTAAGGATGAAAGTTGCCTGA
- the LOC101781480 gene encoding cytoplasmic 60S subunit biogenesis factor REI1 homolog 1 has translation MPTVTCNACNAGFDDEEQQRLHYRSEWHRYNLKRKVAGVPGVTEALFLARQAALAEGSKPASTPMLYSCALCGKEYRSSKAHEQHLNSRSHLMRASQEPNASIAGITIVKPLPERVPRRAPSAVEDEDEDEDEEEEWVEVDPNEMELADDSTSSMQIDERSSKSYDDMDDLEELDISLCFMCDLKHDTIEDCMVHMHKKHGFFIPDSEYLKDPSGLLTYVGLKVKRDFICLYCNDRCQPFISLEAVRKHMDAKGHCKLRYGDGGDDEDADLEDFYDYSSSYVDVEGKQLIAADDANSNFELGSGGSELVITNKSEKGTRVTTLGSREFIRYYRQKPRPSVATDRALALSLASSYKSMGLVTVQSKEQMVRLKVLRAMNKSGVETMRTKIGMKSNVIRNLPKNCPY, from the exons ATGCCGACGGTGACCTGCAACGCGTGCAACGCGGGGTTCGAcgacgaggagcagcagcggctcCACTACCGCTCCGAGTGGCACCGCTACAACCTCAAGCGCAAG GTGGCTGGAGTTCCTGGTGTGACTGAGGCTCTGTTTTTGGCTAGACAAGCTGCTTTAGCAGAGGGGAGCAAGCCTGCAAGCACCCCAATGCTTTACAGTTGTGCTCTCTGTGGAAAGGAGTACAGGAGCTCAAAAGCTCATGAACAGCATCTTAACTCAAGATCACATCTTATGAGAGCCTCTCAGGAGCCCAATGCCTCCATTGCTGGAATCACGATAGTCAAACCTCTTCCTGAGCGAGTTCCACGTAGAGCTCCATCTGcagtagaggatgaagatgaagatgaagatgaggaggaagagtgggttgaagttgacccaaatGAGATGGAGTTGGCTGATGATTCTACTTCAAGCATGCAAATAGATGAGCGGTCATCCAAATCATATGATGACATGGATGATCTTGAAGAGTTGGATATCTCGTTGTGTTTCATGTGTGATCTCAAGCATGACACCATAGAAGACTGCATGGTCCATATGCACAAGAAGCACGGGTTTTTCATACCTGACAGTGAATACTTGAAGGATCCCAGTGGTCTTCTTACTTATGTCGGACTGAAG GTGAAGCGTGATTTTATCTGCCTCTACTGTAATGACAGATGCCAGCCCTTCATAAGTCTAGAGGCTGTCAGGAAACACATGGATGCAAAGGGTCATTGCAAATTGCGGTATGGAGATGGTGGAGATGATGAAGATGCTGACCTCGAGGATTTCTATGATTACAGCAGCAG TTATGTTGATGTGGAAGGCAAGCAGTTGATTGCTGCTGATGATGCTAACAGCAACTTTGAGCTTGGAAGCGGTGGGTCTGAGCTAGTAATAACAAACAAGAGTGAGAAAGGAACTCGTGTGACAACTCTTGGTTCTAGGGAATTTATCCGCTACTACCGCCAGAAGCCGCGGCCTTCTGTTGCTACAGATCGTGCTCTTGCACTTTCACTGGCTTCCAG CTACAAGAGCATGGGCTTGGTGACAGTTCAGTCTAAGGAGCAAATGGTGAGACTGAAGGTTCTCCGAGCAATGAACAAGAGCGGGGTCGAGACGATGCGAACCAAGATTGGTATGAAGAGCAATGTGATCAGGAACCTCCCAAAGAACTGCCCATATTAG